The following coding sequences lie in one Mucilaginibacter sp. KACC 22773 genomic window:
- a CDS encoding DUF6515 family protein, producing the protein MKRTYKNLFSFALAGLLSLSLAFTANAQRGGGGGGGQRSGGGGGGGGSRSSGGGGGGSVGVSRPSGGGSIGVARPSFNGGGNQGVSVAPPSRGFSGNGNINRGSQAIAPQRGNYGYGNRSNNVAIAPQRSSINGGGQRVYSGTRSYNSIDRRAYNGGRGNYYNGSGGYGRRVYTGSAYRYGGRGGYFGSHVYYPYHNYYYSYYYPRIGFSIGFLPYGYYPFWYGDYQYFYSDGLYYRQYNDQYTVVEPPVGAEVKNLPSDAKSIMINGEQYYESNGVYYQPYTKDDGTQVYVIAGKDGELNTDNGGNGDVQQGPQIGDIVTQLPDDCRKIKINGEKLFVSPDGYYYQESQNNNGDTIYKIVGTPSDEPDQQ; encoded by the coding sequence ATGAAAAGGACATATAAAAATTTATTTTCATTCGCTTTAGCCGGCTTATTGAGTTTGTCTTTAGCGTTTACCGCAAACGCACAGCGAGGTGGTGGCGGTGGCGGCGGCCAAAGATCTGGCGGCGGTGGCGGTGGCGGCGGCTCCCGGTCATCCGGCGGCGGTGGTGGCGGCAGTGTTGGTGTGTCACGCCCGTCGGGTGGTGGCAGCATTGGTGTTGCACGCCCGTCATTCAATGGCGGCGGTAATCAGGGAGTTTCGGTAGCCCCTCCTTCACGTGGTTTTAGCGGCAACGGCAACATTAACCGTGGCAGCCAGGCAATTGCGCCCCAACGTGGCAATTATGGCTATGGTAACAGATCAAACAATGTGGCTATTGCGCCTCAGCGCAGCAGCATTAACGGTGGCGGCCAACGTGTATACAGCGGTACCCGCAGTTATAATAGTATTGACAGGCGTGCCTATAATGGTGGCCGCGGCAATTATTATAACGGCTCGGGCGGTTATGGACGAAGGGTTTATACCGGTAGCGCTTATCGCTATGGTGGCCGTGGTGGTTACTTTGGCAGCCATGTTTATTACCCATACCACAATTACTATTACTCGTACTATTACCCTCGTATAGGCTTTAGCATAGGTTTCCTGCCTTACGGATACTATCCATTCTGGTATGGCGATTACCAATACTTTTATAGCGATGGTTTATACTACCGTCAATATAATGATCAGTATACTGTGGTTGAGCCACCTGTTGGTGCCGAAGTTAAAAACTTACCATCGGATGCAAAATCTATTATGATTAACGGCGAGCAGTATTATGAATCAAATGGTGTATACTATCAGCCCTATACAAAAGATGATGGCACTCAGGTATACGTAATTGCCGGTAAAGATGGAGAGTTGAATACCGATAATGGTGGTAACGGCGATGTACAGCAAGGCCCGCAAATTGGCGATATTGTTACTCAGTTGCCAGACGACTGCCGCAAGATCAAGATCAATGGCGAAAAATTATTTGTCTCTCCTGACGGTTATTACTACCAGGAAAGCCAAAACAACAATGGCGATACCATTTACA